From the genome of Papilio machaon chromosome 1, ilPapMach1.1, whole genome shotgun sequence:
ttgtagaaaaaaataatttattttatgactgAAGACGGTTATATAACTTATGGTTAGGTGTCCTTTAACGATGTAAAACGTATAATCATACAGTGATTACCGTGGCTTGAGTGGTGATGGCTATTGGAGCTCGGCGCCGGACCCGCGTGCCGCTCCCCTGTGTGCTGCCGCTGATCCTACCGCAGACTACCGCTGGCAGGCGCGCGCATGCGGTGGACCTACAGTCGCTTCTTTCATCTGTGAACTACCAGGTACAAAGATCAGAATCTAAAATACTGTTGTCAATGAAATCAGGTCAAATGTGTAGCTAATTTATGTTGTAAATGACCCTAAACAAAACCTCTTTTTTCTATCAGTTCCGCAATGGGCACTTGGCAACGAAGGTTGCATGGTTCGAGCGCTACCGGCCTTGACTATTCTGTATTTACCGGAAAGTGCGGCAGTGCAGCTAACTGCTGATTGTGGCCTCGCCGGTGTCAAACGAGTGCAATGCACGGGAAACGTGGTATGAGGCTTTATTATTCTTACAATGTAGACTAtttaagtataattatttataatataacctaTTTTTGCAGAAACGAGAAGATCTTCTCCGCGACCTTTCATGTGCTGAAGAAGTAGAATCTACttctttgaataatttagcTTTAAATAGCACAATTAATGAGTCGACAACATCTACAGAAAATCAAGAATTATCAAGTGTAACCGAAGAAAATTTGTCGATTGAACATGGTAACGAACATGAAAATTTACCTTCGAGCGTAATGTCTACTCCCATTCCTTATAACGAAAATGTAAGACAATCTATGATATCGGCATCACATTCGACTTCGCAGCCAGCtcgttataaaacaaacaacattattttagagaaaaatattaatctgaATGATATGCAGAATAATAATCTTCAAAGCAATGAGATACCTGATTTAGTCAACAATGACAAATTTCTAACAAATTATCGAATACAAAAAATGGAAGATGAAGAAAATAtgcaacataaaaaattacatgacgAGCTTGCCAGACTTGGtaattttgaaacaatatttactCAACCAACCGATCACTTTGTACCACCTTTAGTTATGGCAAAAGCTAGGATTAGTGATGATCTGAATGTTCtatctttaaaagaaaaacacgcCCAACACTTTGGAACACAAGATATGATAGAGAAAATGaatgaagaaaagaaaataccaAACATGGAAGAGAAATATGAGATTTCAACTGAACGTCCGCACGCAATTGAAAATTTGGTAGGATTAACCACGGAAggtgtaacaaaattaaaggatACTTTAAAGAAAGACATTATTGAAATatcactattaaaaaaatataaagatctAAATGCGAACGTTACTCAGATTTCAAAAAGCAAaactaaaaaagtaaacaaagaaaCTTTTGTGGAAATCATGAACGAGAGTAAACCTGCTTTCGTTAACATTCCTTTGAAACTTAAAGAAACTACAACATTGGGAACC
Proteins encoded in this window:
- the LOC106713734 gene encoding uncharacterized protein LOC106713734, producing MMHFLILLAFFATAQARAVNISNTWVLPEEGFPVFYRYFRDRISWYEADAVCQFHHANLVTVDTTAQYDAVRAYLKELDISSGVWVGLIRSNPEGDFTWTDYRGLSGDGYWSSAPDPRAAPLCAAADPTADYRWQARACGGPTVASFICELPVPQWALGNEGCMVRALPALTILYLPESAAVQLTADCGLAGVKRVQCTGNVKREDLLRDLSCAEEVESTSLNNLALNSTINESTTSTENQELSSVTEENLSIEHGNEHENLPSSVMSTPIPYNENVRQSMISASHSTSQPARYKTNNIILEKNINLNDMQNNNLQSNEIPDLVNNDKFLTNYRIQKMEDEENMQHKKLHDELARLGNFETIFTQPTDHFVPPLVMAKARISDDLNVLSLKEKHAQHFGTQDMIEKMNEEKKIPNMEEKYEISTERPHAIENLVGLTTEGVTKLKDTLKKDIIEISLLKKYKDLNANVTQISKSKTKKVNKETFVEIMNESKPAFVNIPLKLKETTTLGTTVANDDYEIQNDSNMDLTVVLRETNDERQSQDLTNGTEEGIGKNTTRSIIEFVHPTTEIVDFFNGTHLNLQQTQEKSNKSETISEDISTNSGNGNDSKISDIPQTPDFTTKLPIFKDELINISTTSININIQDGVNKTIFSATEISTIKDDIHVADSKSSLDLPANTVDKANYTEITESSHMSTKPGSSIINSENQTDNLDHETSSTLYPVFSDAFNYTETVEEIDDRPADLETIDDFQSPLLSGANEPLQRPNRSRRPKQPNRINKFNPFRILG